From the genome of Streptomyces sp. V2I9:
AGCTGAACGGCGCGGCGGCGCTGGGGCCCGCCTTCATGAAGGTGGTGCTGAACAAGCGCTACATCAACGACTCCTGCGCCTCGACCGTCGACGTCACCTCCGAGGTGAACTTCGACTACCAGGGGAAGCGTCAACTCCCTCCGACGAAGGCCACGTTCCTCACCTACGGCTTCATGCCGACAACCGCGACCATGACACTGGAGCAGGTGGGCCCGCCGGCGGCGATCCACACGCACACGGTCACCAACACGCCGACCTACCCGGAGGAGACGACGGTCACCGCTCGGCTCGTCATGCGGCTCTCCGACGTCGAGGTGAACGGGGTGCCCCTGGACGTGGGCCCCGACTGCCGTACGGAACGGCCGTTCGAACAGGTGCTGCGCGGGTACGGCCAGAGCTATCCTCCGGCCGGCTACCTGGTGGCGTACGGCGGCAGCCTGACCGGGTACGCCCACATCCCGCCGTTCACGGGCTGCGGCGTGGGCGAGGACCTCGACCCGATCTTCACCTCGGCCATCTCCAGCCCCGGCAAGAAGGCCGACAACTACGCCAAGATGACCCAGGCGCCCCTGTGCGTGGCGACCAACCCGGAAGGGCCCGACTGCCCCCCGAGGAAGCCGAAGCCCGAACGGTGAGCACGGGCGGCCGGCGGGCCGCCGACAGGTGAAAGGCGAGAGAGCCCTTCCGGTTCCCCGGGACCGGGAGGGCTCTTTTCTGTCCGCCGGGCCGGAATACCGCCCGCATGATTCCTCATCATCCGACAGGTTTGGCGGGCGGATTACTCACCCGTCGACAAACCCCCGGCCCGCATGAATTCTCGCCGAGGAAAATCTGTACCCAGTATTGCGAAGTCAGGTTACTGGCCCGTAGCGTCCCAGACATGCCGATCGAAAGCGCCTGCGCACCTGCTGGCGGGCACGCTCGGGCCCGGTTCGCTCCGCTCCGGCCCTGGAACACCCCCGGTCGAGACGCCGGGCACGTGCGCAGATTTCGACAAGGACGACGACCGGACTTGTCACCGAATGACAAGTGATCCAACCTGACCCCCGCGTTCGTCGATCACCGCTGTTCAACGGCTTGCCCTGGCGGTTTCGACGGACATAGCGTGCGCCCCCTGGTGCATGTGTGACGAGCCGCCATCGCTTTCAGTAGAGCCGGAGCGCCAACGATGAACACGTTCACCGCCATTTCGAGGGAGGGCCGATGGGAATCGAAGTAGTCGTCGAGGGCCTGACGAAGTCCTTCGGTAAGCAGAACATCTGGCAGGACGTCAGCCTCACCCTGCCCGCCGGTGAAGTGAGCGTCATGCTCGGGCCTTCCGGAACCGGCAAGACCGTCTTCCTGAAATCCATCATCGGGCTACTCAAGCCCGAACAGGGACGCGTCCTCATCAACGGCGTCGACATGGTGAACAGCCCCGAGCGCGAGATCATGGAGACCCGGAAGCTCTTCGGCCTCATGTTCCAGGACGGGGCCCTTTTCGGCTCGATGTCGCTCTTCGACAACATCGCCTTCCCGCTGCGCGAGCACACGCGCAAGAAGGAATCCGAGATTCGCCGGATCGTCATGGAGCGCATCGACATCGTCGGCCTCCTCGGCGCCGAGGGGAAGCTGCCGGGCGAGATATCCGGCGGTATGCGCAAGCGCGCCGGCCTCGCCCGCGCCCTGGTCCTGGACCCGCAGATCATCCTCTGCGACGAGCCGGACTCCGGGCTCGACCCGGTCCGCACCGCCTACCTCTCGCAGCTCCTCATCGACCTCAACGCCCAGATCGACGCGACGATGCTCATCGTCACCCACAACCTCGACATCGCGGCGACCGTCCCCGACAACATGGGCATGCTGTTCTGCCGCAACCTCGTCACCTTCGGCCCGCGCGAGGTGCTGCTCACCAGCGACACGCCCGTCGTCTCCCAGTTCCTCGCCGGACGCCGCGAAGGACCCATCGGCATGTCCGAGGAGAAGGACGCCGCCACCCTCGCCGCCGAGCAACTGGGTGACACCGCCCCGCTCCCCACCGGGCCCCGCACGGTCGTCCCCCAGCTGGAGCCCTCGCCCGGCATGCCGGTACGCCAGGGCGCGCTGCGCCGCCGGGAGCGGGTCATGTCGATGATGGGCCAGCTGCCGGAGGCCGCCCGTACGGCGATCCTCAACAGCTACGCCCCGGCCGCGGGAGGTGCGCGCGCGTGACCGCCCCGATGCCGGTGCGGCCGCCCGGGCCGCCCGAGAAGGACCCGCCCACATCCGGCCAGGACGCGGCCGCCCGTCCCGCCACCGGCCGGCGGCGGCCCTCCCGGCTCCTCGCACCGCTCCGTCAGACCGGGCAGCTGTTCGCGCTCGCCGTCGCCGTGGCCCGCGCGATCTTCCGGCGGCCTTTCCAGGTACGGGAGTTCATCGAGCAGTTCTGGTTCGTCGCCAGCGTCACCATCCTGCCCGCGGCCCTCGTCTCCATCCCGTTCGGCGCGGTCATCGCCCTTCAGGTCGGCTCGCTCACCCAGCAGCTCGGCGCCCAGTCCTTCACCGGCGGCGCCAGCGTCCTCGCGGTGATCCAGCAGGCCAGTCCGCTCATCGTGGCCCTGCTGATCTCCGGGGCCGCCGGCTCCGCGATCTGCGCCGACCTCGGCTCGCGCAAGATCCGCGAGGAACTCGACGCGATGGAGGTCATGGGCGTCTCGCCCATCCAGCGCCTTGTCGTCCCCCGCGTGCTCGCCACCATGCTCGTCGCCTTCCTGCTCAACGGCCTGATCTCGGTGGTCGGCACGCTCGGCGGCTACTTCTTCAACGTGGTGATGCAGGACGGCACGCCCGGCGCCTACCTCGCGAGCTTCTCCGCCCTCGCCCAGCTGCCCGACCTCTACATCGGCGAGTTCAAGGCCCTCGTCTTCGGCTTCATCGCCGGCATCGTCGCCGCCTACCGCGGCCTCAACCCACGCGGCGGCCCCAAGGGCGTCGGCGACGCGGTCAACCAGTCCGTCGTCATCACCTTCATGCTGCTGTTCTTCGTGA
Proteins encoded in this window:
- a CDS encoding ABC transporter ATP-binding protein — protein: MGIEVVVEGLTKSFGKQNIWQDVSLTLPAGEVSVMLGPSGTGKTVFLKSIIGLLKPEQGRVLINGVDMVNSPEREIMETRKLFGLMFQDGALFGSMSLFDNIAFPLREHTRKKESEIRRIVMERIDIVGLLGAEGKLPGEISGGMRKRAGLARALVLDPQIILCDEPDSGLDPVRTAYLSQLLIDLNAQIDATMLIVTHNLDIAATVPDNMGMLFCRNLVTFGPREVLLTSDTPVVSQFLAGRREGPIGMSEEKDAATLAAEQLGDTAPLPTGPRTVVPQLEPSPGMPVRQGALRRRERVMSMMGQLPEAARTAILNSYAPAAGGARA
- a CDS encoding ABC transporter permease — translated: MTAPMPVRPPGPPEKDPPTSGQDAAARPATGRRRPSRLLAPLRQTGQLFALAVAVARAIFRRPFQVREFIEQFWFVASVTILPAALVSIPFGAVIALQVGSLTQQLGAQSFTGGASVLAVIQQASPLIVALLISGAAGSAICADLGSRKIREELDAMEVMGVSPIQRLVVPRVLATMLVAFLLNGLISVVGTLGGYFFNVVMQDGTPGAYLASFSALAQLPDLYIGEFKALVFGFIAGIVAAYRGLNPRGGPKGVGDAVNQSVVITFMLLFFVNMVLTAIYLQIVPAKGS